The following coding sequences are from one Passer domesticus isolate bPasDom1 chromosome 11, bPasDom1.hap1, whole genome shotgun sequence window:
- the PTX3 gene encoding pentraxin-related protein PTX3: MLPRELLSLLTLLLCVFRASGSVVDEDDDYELMYVNLDNEIEGPAPATEEAASCDCQREHSKWDKLFIMLENSQMKENMMLQALDELPRLELQTLKAELSQLATTLAGTFATVTSHVVSQVEQELARSRDQAEEARRLQESEQGKVLEHVLQLSHNVSLRLGWLESAWRRRAEQQAQETALQQHKLDASTGDSLILSSVWKELQQTRAELRASQQWAAQHLLPAGCETAILFPMRSRKIFGSVHPTSGMTLSSFTACIWLKVTEALDKTIVFSYGTKFNPYEIQLYLSRAAAVLAVGGAQHKLAATNVVVPGKWLHLCGSWSSENGSASLWAQGELAASAWDVAGAHTIPDGGILQLGQEKNGCCVGGGFDEALAFSGKLTGFNLWDRVLSPAEVTAQSTGDTCGTRGNVVGWGVTEVLPYGGAQYVS, from the exons ATGCTGCCCCGagagctcctctccctgctcacgctgctgctctgtgttttcAGGGCTTCTGGCTCTGTGGTGGATGAAGACGATGACTACGAGCTCATGTACGTGAACCTGGATAATGAAATCGAGGGTCCAGCCCCTGCGACTGAGGAAG CTGCTTCGTGCGACTGCCAGCGGGAGCACAGCAAGTGGGACAAGCTGTTCATCATGCTGGAGAACTCGCAGATGAAGGAGAACATgatgctgcaggctctggatgagctccccaggctggagctgcagaccctgaaggcagagctgagccagctGGCCACCACCCTGGCGGGCACCTTCGCCACTGTCACCTCCCACGTGGTGTCCCaggtggagcaggagctggcgAGGAGCAGGGACCAGGCTGAGGAGGCCAGGAGGCTGCAGGAGTCGGAGCAAGGGAAGGTTCTGGAGCACGTCCTGCAGCTGAGCCACAACGTGTCgctgaggctgggctggctggagaGCGCCTGGCGCCGCAGGGCCGAGCAGCAGGCGcaggaaacagctctgcagcagcacaaactggatgccagcacaggggacagccTCATCCTGAGCTCAGtgtggaaggagctgcagcagaccCGGGCTGAGCTGAGGGCGTCACAGCAGTGGGCAGCTCAgcacctgctgccagcag GCTGTGAAACCGCAATTCTGTTCCCCATGCGCTCGAGGAAGATCTTTGGGAGCGTCCACCCGACCTCTGGAATGACCCTGAGCTCCTTCACTGCCTGCATCTGGCTCAAGGTGACCGAGGCCTTGGACAAAACCATCGTGTTCTCCTACGGAACCAAGTTCAACCCCTATGAAATCCAGCTGTACCTGAGCCGGGCCGCGGCCGTGCTCGCCGTGGGCGGCGCCCAGCACAAGCTGGCTGCCACAAATGTGGTTGTTCCTGGCAAGTGGCTCCACCTGTGCGGCTCCTGGAGCTCAGAGAATGgatctgcatccctgtgggcacagggggagctggcagccagcgCCTGGGACGTGGCTGGGGCTCACACCATCCCCGACGGGGGCATCCTGCAGCTGGGCCAGGAGAAGAACGGCTGCTGCGTGGGAGGGGGGTTTGATGAAGCTCTGGCCTTCTCGGGGAAGCTGACTGGCTTTAACCTGTGGGACCGAGTGCTCAGCCCCGCCGAGGTGACAGCTCAGAGCACGGGGGACACCTGTGGCACCCGGGGCAacgtggtgggctggggggtCACCGAGGTGCTGCCCTACGGAGGGGCCCAGTACGTGTCCTAA
- the VEPH1 gene encoding ventricular zone-expressed PH domain-containing protein homolog 1 isoform X3, whose protein sequence is MHHLFGLVLAQKDLSRAGDLFSLEDAEIEGSLSEALEQIRIISSAADYQTNDNDQAVVEICITRITTAIRETASIERHGRALVALWESCLEHNLAPSGKDEDAPHAKIASDIMSCILQNYNRPPVMALAVPVAVKFLQRGNKELCRNMSSYLSLAAIAKAELLAEHTETIVRSVLQGRPSPELGLNPGV, encoded by the exons ATGCATCACCTCTTCGGGCTGGTTTTGGCACAGAAGGACCTGTCCCGGGCAGGGGATCTCTTCTCCCTGGAGGATGCTGAGATCGAGGGAAGCCTCTCTGAAGCTCTTGAACAGATCAGGATTATTAgttcagctgca GACTACCAGACCAACGACAACGACCAGGCCGTGGTGGAGATCTGCATCACGCGCATCACCACGGCCATCAGGGAGACTGCCTCCATCGAGAGGCACGGCAGGGCCCTGGTGGCCCTCTGGGAGTCCTGTCTGGAGCACAACCTGGCCCCCTCTGGCAAGGACGAGGATGCCCCGCATGCCAAAATCGCCTCTGACATCATGAGCTGTATCCTGCAG AATTACAACCGGCCTCCAGTGATGGCCTTGGCTGTGCCAGTGGCAGTGAAATTCCTGCAGAGGGGCAacaaggagctgtgcaggaacatGTCCAGCTACCTGTCCTTGGCTGCCATTGccaaggctgagctgctggctgagcaCACAGAAACCATCGTCAGGAGTGTCCTGCAAGGTaggcccagcccagagctggggttGAATCCAGGTGTGTGA